From a region of the Candidatus Poribacteria bacterium genome:
- a CDS encoding sugar phosphate isomerase/epimerase, whose product MKIGCAAYSFRQYLTSGEMSLEGFLQKAVEMDVDGVELTAYYFPSTDDAYLYTLKRQCYLLGLQVSAAAVGNRFTDPDPGERSAQVESVKNWVDVSVKLGAPCLRVFAGGTPEGHSEAEARQWTIDGLKECAEYAAPRGVLLALENHGGITSTADQVIDLITSVDSEWVGVNLDTGNFRQDPYGSLARVAPYAVTAHAKTEIPRGSDGKEEADFSKIVGMLKTQGYKGYLSIEYEAAEDAMTAVPRFAQMLNSLI is encoded by the coding sequence ATGAAGATTGGATGTGCCGCCTATTCATTTCGCCAGTATTTGACAAGCGGTGAAATGAGCCTTGAGGGTTTTCTACAGAAGGCGGTCGAAATGGACGTGGACGGCGTCGAGTTGACCGCTTACTATTTCCCGTCAACGGACGATGCTTATTTGTACACCCTGAAACGTCAATGCTACCTGCTAGGGTTACAGGTTTCGGCAGCGGCTGTTGGAAATCGCTTCACAGACCCTGACCCCGGTGAACGGTCCGCACAGGTTGAGTCTGTCAAGAATTGGGTTGATGTCTCCGTTAAACTTGGGGCACCCTGCCTGCGTGTGTTTGCGGGAGGAACGCCTGAAGGACATAGTGAGGCGGAAGCTCGCCAATGGACAATTGACGGTTTGAAGGAGTGTGCTGAATACGCTGCGCCGCGTGGCGTTTTGCTAGCGCTGGAAAATCACGGAGGGATAACGTCTACAGCAGATCAGGTTATCGATCTGATTACGTCAGTTGACTCGGAGTGGGTCGGCGTGAATTTGGATACGGGCAACTTCCGTCAAGACCCCTACGGCTCGCTAGCGCGTGTCGCCCCTTACGCTGTAACCGCCCATGCAAAGACAGAGATTCCAAGGGGAAGCGATGGCAAGGAGGAAGCAGACTTTTCCAAAATCGTTGGGATGCTCAAAACACAGGGGTACAAAGGGTATCTGTCTATCGAATATGAAGCCGCCGAGGATGCAATGACTGCTGTTCCTCGTTTTGCCCAAATGTTGAATTCTCTAATTTAG
- a CDS encoding DUF362 domain-containing protein, with amino-acid sequence MATNQTRVGLARTGERRQNVFTALDLVRDDITSKLREQVMLKPNFLSSTNQLASTHVDAIRGAMDFLLTVPEPPQEIIIAEGANQAFSGEAFENFGYKSLLDEYTIPIRLVDLHQDEGWEDTPVVLADRSEVPVRMPKTVLDCPCTISVAVAKTHDVDVVTLALKNMIMGTLHLSDRIKMHGYHSHADRELPREAQTLNINLIRLSRHLCPDIAVIDGTLGLQGNGPGGTDSIPLGIAVASADVFAADAVTTKAMGFEPLEIGLFHYANEMGYGVADLEQIDVLGTPVDEVIKPFKPHETAHLQFQWQEADAARYLNIG; translated from the coding sequence ATGGCTACCAATCAAACGAGAGTTGGACTCGCCCGAACCGGCGAGCGACGCCAAAATGTCTTCACCGCTCTGGATCTCGTGCGCGACGATATCACATCAAAGTTGCGCGAGCAGGTGATGTTGAAGCCGAATTTCCTTTCCAGTACAAATCAACTCGCCTCGACACACGTTGACGCAATCCGTGGTGCAATGGACTTCTTGTTGACTGTGCCGGAGCCACCCCAAGAGATTATCATCGCAGAAGGTGCCAACCAAGCGTTTTCGGGAGAGGCTTTCGAGAATTTCGGTTACAAATCTTTGCTCGACGAGTATACCATTCCGATTCGGTTGGTAGACCTGCATCAAGATGAGGGTTGGGAAGATACGCCTGTCGTTCTTGCCGATCGCAGCGAAGTGCCCGTGCGGATGCCTAAGACCGTGCTCGATTGTCCGTGCACAATTTCTGTTGCGGTTGCAAAAACGCATGATGTCGATGTGGTAACGCTTGCCCTCAAAAACATGATTATGGGAACGCTCCATCTCTCAGATCGCATCAAAATGCACGGTTACCATAGCCACGCCGATCGGGAATTGCCGCGTGAGGCGCAAACCTTGAACATCAATTTGATTCGCCTCTCCCGTCATCTCTGTCCGGATATCGCTGTGATCGACGGCACCCTTGGCTTGCAGGGGAACGGTCCGGGCGGTACAGATTCGATTCCGCTCGGAATTGCTGTTGCCAGTGCTGATGTGTTTGCTGCGGACGCTGTAACCACAAAGGCGATGGGATTTGAACCGTTGGAGATCGGTCTGTTCCATTATGCCAATGAGATGGGTTACGGGGTCGCAGATCTTGAACAGATTGATGTGTTAGGTACACCTGTTGATGAGGTGATAAAGCCGTTCAAGCCACACGAAACAGCACACCTACAATTCCAATGGCAGGAAGCCGATGCGGCACGTTACCTAAATATCGGCTAG